Proteins found in one Methylobacterium sp. CB376 genomic segment:
- a CDS encoding helix-turn-helix domain-containing protein, with protein MKKAPDPIDRHVGHRVRVRRLLMGVSQEKLGDALGVTFQQIQKYEKGANRISASRLQQIAEMLGVPVGFFYEGAPRSENGHDEERGDAARAPSVDLFWTSQDLQLVRAFQRVNDPLLRRRVVSLVEAMGGGKDAVVEE; from the coding sequence TTGAAGAAAGCACCGGATCCGATCGATCGTCATGTTGGCCACCGGGTGCGGGTGCGGCGGCTTCTCATGGGGGTAAGTCAGGAGAAGCTGGGGGATGCGCTCGGCGTCACCTTCCAGCAGATCCAGAAGTACGAGAAGGGCGCCAACCGCATCAGTGCGAGCCGGCTGCAGCAGATCGCCGAAATGCTCGGCGTGCCCGTGGGATTTTTCTACGAGGGCGCGCCGCGCAGCGAGAACGGCCACGACGAGGAGCGCGGCGACGCGGCGCGCGCCCCGAGCGTCGACCTGTTCTGGACGAGTCAGGACCTCCAGCTCGTCCGCGCCTTCCAGCGCGTGAACGATCCGCTCCTGCGCCGGCGAGTCGTCTCGCTGGTCGAGGCGATGGGCGGCGGCAAGGACGCGGTCGTCGAGGAGTGA